The following coding sequences are from one Humulus lupulus chromosome X, drHumLupu1.1, whole genome shotgun sequence window:
- the LOC133807220 gene encoding probable serine/threonine-protein kinase PBL11 produces MGNCFGTTPVNNHTPGNTSKILNNPTRETKKNQPEKIGLGGKFGGGGGVLEIGSSSSSNGGEYQNDEIKVETTSIGKVITPNLKLFTLAELKKATRDFRPDTVLGEGGFGRVFKGWLDEKTYAPSKVGVGVAVAVKKSNPDSAQGLREWQAEVKFLGKFSHPNLVKLLGYCWEENQFLLVYEYMQKGSLENHLFRKGAEPLSWSTRLHIAIGAARGLAFLHNSEKSVIYRDFKTSNILLDAAYNAKLSDFGLAKAGPVNGNSHVTTRIMGTYGYAAPEYVATGHLYLKSDVFGFGVVLLELMTGFRALDTNRPSGEHVLVDWAKPSLTDRKKLKKIMDKGLGDEYPLKGAFQAAGLILECLESDPKSRPSMDEVLDKLEKINDFKVVIKEKKPNRQEQPSTSTFNYRHNKSPISHRHGANGTTSSAYRH; encoded by the exons atgggAAATTGTTTTGGAACTACTCCAGTCAATAATCATACCCCAGGCAATACTAGCAAGATTCTCAATAATCCTACTCGTG AAACAAAGAAAAACCAACCTGAGAAAATTGGATTAGGAGGCAAatttggtggtggtggtggtgtacTGGAgattggtagtagtagtagtagtaatggcgGTGAGTATCAAAACGACGAGATTAAAGTCGAAACGACATCTATTGGGAAAGTGATAACACCAAACTTGAAACTGTTCACTTTGGCTGAGCTGAAGAAGGCGACCAGAGATTTTCGACCCGACACCGTTTTGGGAGAAGGTGGCTTCGGAAGAGTTTTCAAAGGCTGGTTAGATGAAAAGACCTATGCACCCTCCAAGGTCGGCGTCGGCGTAGCTGTGGCCGTCAAGAAGTCCAACCCCGATAGCGCTCAAGGCCTTAGGGAGTGGCAG GCCGAAGTAAAATTCTTGGGGAAGTTTAGTCACCCAAACCTTGTCAAGCTCTTAGGATATTGTTGGGAAGAAAATCAATTTCTTCTTGTGTATGAATACATGCAAAAAGGAAGCTTGGAAAATCACCTTTTTAGAA AAGGTGCAGAACCACTATCATGGAGCACAAGGCTTCACATAGCAATAGGTGCAGCAAGAGGCCTTGCCTTCTTGCACAACTCTGAGAAGTCTGTCATTTACAGAGACTTTAAAACATCCAACATTTTATTGGATGCA GCCTATAATGCAAAGCTTTCAGATTTTGGGCTTGCAAAAGCGGGCCCAGTAAATGGCAACTCGCACGTGACAACTCGTATCATGGGCACGTATGGTTATGCGGCTCCTGAATACGTAGCAACTg GTCATCTATACTTGAAAAGTGACGTGTTTGGCTTCGGCGTAGTGTTGCTGGAGCTAATGACGGGGTTTCGTGCCCTCGACACGAATAGGCCGTCAGGAGAGCACGTTTTGGTGGATTGGGCAAAACCTTCTCTCACAGATAGGAAGAAACTAAAAAAGATAATGGATAAAGGGCTCGGAGACGAGTACCCGTTAAAGGGTGCATTCCAAGCTGCTGGGCTCATACTAGAATGCCTTGAATCAGACCCTAAATCCAGGCCTTCCATGGATGAAGTCTTGGATAAGTTGGAGAAAATCAATGACTTTAAAGTCGTCATAAAAGAGAAGAAACCTAATCGTCAAGAACAGCCTTCTACTTCTACATTTAATTATCGTCATAATAAATCCCCAATTTCTCATAGGCATGGGGCCAATGGCACTACTTCTTCTGCTTATCGACATTAG